acactagtaaacttacagtaaacaaatgagataaagatgcgaactaaggttttcaaggtccctctatccaatagtgaccttcacaaaacctataaacctcaggaatacccttaatatgcaatgccttttgcatatatgctgttttctcactcatttaaatatataaattcagctgagtagataaacagtaacaagtaatatttctcttgtttgtagtatttattattcaagattctatcttgtggctacacacagaaatattcagggtcccccctgttgcataggcaagtgctccagcgcttaatcagcgcttaagcgctgacacattaaatgcgccttttctctgtcacccaggcatcccacactgccaaatcgcttgcgcttaggtgcgcctgtttgtgcgctccagaacgctggctcagactcccaaaacggacaacatttggcagagttatgccccatttactgtaagtacccaatgcagcagtatcttacctttgggactgtttactccaaggatgaaacacttagccttgggacatctaaggacccatacaggtaaatactgccttggggcaaatattaggatctgttgtttgtttactatgtaccaaagtattggctccctcaagtgtttcagttgccacatgtacctcctgtacccctcttggtatcaatcatgtatatacttgtttgtgcgccttctcagggtataaaaggaccctgtgaagatgcttctaatgcatccatttatccactcttatatattgacatatacacacaagcctttaacagcttatctgcgcatttactttagtgattgactcactgtaaatagcataggaggttatttggcgcactaagaccataggccagtcccaacagacacagggtaacctattagtgtacttactgcaaccctgtgccccttgactgtcacagttgttgagttcaacattgagtatagtgcaacaatactgtaaggattgttgtgattgagtgatagtgtttcaatccaccataccccctataatgtagatagctttatctacaatatctcataaatcctagatatattttaggtacaccccataagtcttaagtctgacttaagcatatataagtcctatacttattagacAAATCccataaatcctgtacattagtcaggtaaccctcttacttaaggtactatcccagagaccttaagtatacatacccttagtcacttaggcttaagtaacattagtctaaggtactatatataaccaaccacctgcacttcatagttgctagactatttgttaggagttgttattcctgataacctagcctatattgtgcatatattgtgtgcatatattctgattcttaatactagttctcagttactcccatatacatcttgtatatagtaattctttcttactcctgtacttacacaactcttaacagttaccatggttggttggcctccttatattacagaggtgaactaattacaaatatacaatatgcaaaactataaccaataagaaccctgttctgcagtcagccttactcatgcatacgtgtcactgacatgtcatgacaatgtcataggtggaggtggctctGTATGCTgaataagcgcagatgggggcgtggcttggcgcttagtgtatgacataagcaccaaagtcacatgtttgaaaatgttgtccaattgtctttgttcaaatttgagaaaatgggaataaattcccttggtataagtgtgtctacaacaggaaTCTTCTAATACTGACCCTGCTCAGCActagagtctcaacctctttccccccaatttacaacatgGAGGgtcctgttatggatatgacatttcttctttaatctgtacttattttattaattacactagtaatctcacagtaaataaatgagataaagatgcaaactaaggttttcaaggtccctctatccaatagtgacctttacaaaacctaaaaagctcaggaatacccttaatatgcaatgccttttgcatatatgctgttttctcactcatttaaatatatataaattcacctgagtagataaacagtaacaagtaatatttctcttgtttgtagtatttattattcaagattctatcttgtggctacacagaaatattcagggtcccccctgttgcatagacaagtgctccggcgcttaatcagcccttaagcgccgacgcactaaatgcgccttttctccatcacccgggcatcccacactaccgaatcgcttgcgcttaggtgcgcatgtttgtgcgctccagaacgctgggtcaaactcccaaaacggacaacatttggcagagttatgccccatttactgtaagtacccaatgcagaggtatcctacctttgggactgtttactccaaggatgaaacacttagccttgggacatctaaggacccacacaggtaaatactgccttggggcaaacattgccttggggcaaatattaggatctgttgtttgtttactatgtaccaaagtattggctccctcaagtgtttcagttgccacatatacctcctgtacccctcttggtatcaatcatgtatatacttgtttgtgcgccttctcagggtataaaaggaccctgtgaagacgcttctaatgtgtcgtacgccaactgtaaggttgggtacttgctagtgggtgggcgcttacggccgtactactactgacaaggtTGGTCTAACTatctatctaggctatactactaccgcttaaggcggtctactacttctatgctactgcaagggggccttaggcctgggaggtgtggtgagtaaggtagAGGGGTTGCTACTGGTGACTAAGGGGGCCgactacttagctggctggatgtcctcctcaatgagtatgagacaaggtaaaattgacttggtgtctccaagcgatttccctgctgtatatatagacaaagcacactaattacatggtctgtgcgcgtgagagaaagaagtatagaagacaaatgagaagcatgctgcgggctgcgcagaagcgtggatttctcctaagcacccttggcacggcatctcggcgcggcatcttggcataataagcgccaagatcacgtgattggaaaacataagatattaagtccgtaaaaaatactaaaaataatagaaaattcaggcaattccaatggtatatgtaaggaggttataacattgcccccccttaaaggctcttggcggagtcacaagcctttttcagttgcgacttgttgaagcgttggatttcttcttgacTATGTTTTAGCAGATCCTTGGGTTCCCAGGAGTTATCTTCTGggccatagcccttccatttgatgaGGTAAACCCACTTTCCTTGTAGTCTTTTTGAATCCAGGATTTGTTCTAcctcgtattcctcttccccttctatggTTTCCGGAGGGGGTCGAtctgggaatggctggcttgCAGATTCATGCGTCTTGGATAGaagtcctacatagaacacgtcgtggattttcagagtttccgGCAATTTTAGACAATAGGCGTGGCTGGAAATTTTTTCTGTGACTTCGAATGGTCCCAGCCGTTTggggtccagtttgttggaatttgtTCTCAGTTCCACGTTCTTTccgtccagccagactttttctccTACAGAGTATTCTGGTATTACCCCTTTCGTCCCTGCCATGCGTTCTTTGGTCATTCTGAGCGCCAACTCTGCCTCTTTCCACTCTCGTGCAAGGGTATCAGCtacaaggtctgcttctggtatGTTGGCTGGCACAGTTGACGGACTCATCAcggggtttcttccataaaccaGTTCAAATGGGGTTTTACCTGTGGCAGCAtgcttggcgttgttgtatgcgtacTCCGCAAGGGGTAGCCATTTTACCCAATCTGAGTGATCCGCTGCTATGTAAGATTGAAGGTaaaactcaatgaattggttAACCCGTTTGGTTTGTCCATCTGATTTggggtggtaggccaaggagaaggagggTTGGATTCCCAATTGTTGGTACAAGGCCCTGAGGAACTTCCCGGTAAACGTGGTTCCCCAATCTGATACAGTTTTTACCGGgagcccatggagtttccaaacATGGGTGACAAAGAGATTCGCTAAGCCCTTGGCCAACACCTTTTTGgtagttgggatgaagtgcccaAATTATGAAAACGAGTCTATGACCACCAATATTGCGTCATGTCCATCTGATCTGGGAAAACCTGTAATGAAGTCGTAGGAAATTGTGTGGAATGGGAAAGGAgggacttctaagggttttagAGCTATTACTGGATTGTGGGCGCAACGGTTGGATTGGCAGATGGGGCaacattcaacccattcttttgcagaggacttcattcctggccaccaatagTTACGGCTGAGTAGTTCTAGGGTCCGTTGTTGTCCGGGGTGGCCTGCCAAGGgagagtcatggaattccttgAGGAGTTGGTCCTTGAGttcttctgagtctgggaccacTAGCTTTCCGCAATACCATAGCaagtcctcttcccaatcgtaGTCCTTATAAGCTTTGCAAATAGACGGAGGGGCGTTGTCCGCGTCTTCCATGAGGAACCTGATGATGGGTTCTAGCGATGGATCTTCCCTGAGTTTGTCACGAATACTTGTGACAATCtcaagttcctcttctgatgtgTTTGCAAAAACTTCTGACGGCAACATAATTTCTGGCTCTGTGGGGGCATCTACGTAATCTGATCTTCTGGaaagggcgtctggttttcctgactgtttcccGGGGCAATAatggatctcaaaattgaaatcacTTAGAAAGATGCGCCAATGAGCATGCCTGCAATTGAaagtccgtgcctgcatccagtattccaggttttgATGATCAGTGAACACCTGGATGGGTTTATCCGTTGCTTCTAAGAAAatccgccattcttccagTGCCTTGATAATTGCCAAGAGTTCCTTATCATGTGTATCGTAATTAGCCTCAGCGCTggagaaggattttgacatgtaTGCCACTGGGTGTAGGCGGTTATCTTTTCCTTGCTGACTAAGGATTgctcccatagctactcctgacgcatctgtttccaggtaatAGGGAAGgtctgggttggaatggatgaggacCGGTGACTGGGTGACTGTCAGAGccgacaactaccacagggtaaagcccaacaagctattgcctaatataggacttatcagcaagtgggatctaacaatgctctaaggcaattgccagatgaggggttggacaagaccaattgagtaagagtgcactatgctataaagatagctgggcaaaggacctttgacagtgactggtatgctctcaggcaatactcttaattgtatgtcttagggtagtaggtgttggaagggataagaggtcaagttctgaggcttaaggctctcagaaccctccttatatattcacagagaaggggaagagtaattacaagtacaaacatcataacaaagataaggtcacatgaccagagataagaaaacaagatcacatgactaaaggtcatgtgatgagattacataataagcgctcagcgcctaaatagcataaagatgcatatatccataaatcttcatgaaaatagcgcatatattcactatttcttcgacttagtggattttaaggtggtcacgcctctagggcatgacacttcccccccgttaaggtccagctgcctctggatgttcacggtgaaacttagccaatttttcaggggcattggctaagtgggccttgggctcccatgtgttatcctctggtccataccctttccatttaaccaagtatttgacttgtcgacccactttcttggagtctaggatcctttcaacagtatattcctcttctccatcagctgtgacaactgggggAGTGGAACTGGATCACGGTCATACTCGTCTACTGGCTTTTTGTGTAATagggcaatgttgaagacaggatggactttcatggatttagggagatccagtttataagagttcctgccaattttctccaagaccttgTAGGGCCCCAATCGCTTATGTTCTAGCTTatgggaaggccttgaagttttgatgttggcaCTACTCAAATAAACTTTATCACCaacttccagcttggttgcttcccttctgtttAAATCATAGTATTGCGCATTTTGTCTTGCGGCAAtttctaaagcagcttttgcttcagtttggatttctttcaggaagtctgctaggtcgttggcttgggggacatggctttccttggtgtttccaactgtgaagtctggattataaccatagcacatgtagaagggagagtgtttggagcctgagtgtttcccattattgtatgcaaattccgcaagtggtagtgatgcaacccagtctgtttgtctataGTTGATGTAGTGGCGTAGGTAAatttccacaaactggtttaagcgttcactttgtccatcaacttgtggtctgtatgcagtggagaaatgtggttctatccccaaCCGCTTGTAGACTTGTCTCAGGAATTTTGCATTAAATTGGGGGCCTCGGTCCGAaatggttttcctgggtaacccatgtaacttccacacaaaggatacaaagaggtttgcaacatcaacagcagtagcatcagagtgcgtt
The window above is part of the Rhizoctonia solani chromosome 7, complete sequence genome. Proteins encoded here:
- a CDS encoding Retrotransposable element Tf2 protein; this translates as MGAILSQQGKDNRLHPVAYMSKSFSSAEANYDTHDKELLAIIKALEEWRIFLEATDKPIQVFTDHQNLEYWMQARTFNCRHAHWRIFLSDFNFEIHYCPGKQSGKPDALSRRSDYVDAPTEPEIMLPSEVFANTSEEELEIVTSIRDKLREDPSLEPIIRFLMEDADNAPPSICKAYKDYDWEEDLLWYCGKLVVPDSEELKDQLLKEFHDSPLAGHPGQQRTLELLSRNYWWPGMKSSAKEWVECCPICQSNRCAHNPVIALKPLEVPPFPFHTISYDFITGFPRSDGHDAILVLAKGLANLFVTHVWKLHGLPVKTVSDWGTTFTGKFLRALYQQLGIQPSFSLAYHPKSDGQTKRVNQFIEFYLQSYIAADHSDWVKWLPLAEYAYNNAKHAATGKTPFELVYGRNPVMSPSTVPANIPEADLVADTLAREWKEAELALRMTKERMAGTKGVIPEYSVGEKVWLDGKNVELRTNSNKLDPKRLGPFEVTEKISSHAYCLKLPETLKIHDVFYVGLLSKTHESASQPFPDRPPPETIEGEEEYEVEQILDSKRLQGKWVYLIKWKGYGPEDNSWEPKDLLKHSQEEIQRFNKSQLKKACDSAKSL